agagagaagagtagtagtactagtagtagctcCTTGGCAAGGATGAAATAATCTCTGCTTGGTTGCTATCTGATGTGTCTACCTCCAAAGTAAACAGAACTTTGATTTCAAATGTTCATCATGTTTTTCTGACTTTTCCTACCTCCTGTAGGACCTCCTCAGTatgaatcaattggaatgaaagtaaatctaatttaatgTGACACATTTTCTTGTTACCTAATGCCAGTAAGTGAATACATGTGACCAATAGCTTTTTAGCCCCACTTGATGTGTAACACAAGTATAAGAACAGAAGCTTTGAATATgccattctttcttttttcagtttcttcaagatCCACTAAGGATTGTAATGCCTAGTCTTCATATAAAGCAAGACCTAGAACTGAAACGGGATTTAGATGGTGTTGAGCATGATGTAAGTTTTCACATCGGTGATGCATTGTGCATGAAGtactgtatgaatatcatgaaatGCATTGGGTGCAGTAAATTCCAGTGATCATAAATGATGAATCATTAAAACCTAGGATATTAGCACTTCTCCAGAATTTTTATAGTATTTCAATTGACTTTAGGTATATTGTTCTGTTGTGTGTAATGGTATTTGAATGAAACTTGTAGGAAACATAAGTTTATTAACTGTAACACATGGTAATTTTATTGTACATGTAAATAATAAATGTCTCAAATTCGTTCTTGGAACAAATGTACCAAAGAAGACTTATTTGCAGCAGCTGTCAATTTGTCTGTGTCACAGTTCTGTAATAGAAAAGATGTAAGACTTAAAGCAATCACCTGTAAGCAGTATGTTATCAGATAAGTATGGTATTTGTCATACTATTTCTTTTCTCTAAAGTATTTAATGAAAAACATACTGCATTACTGGAATTATGTTTGCTCTGTGTAAAGACAATGGGTTTATCCAGTATGCATGACATAAATTTACAGTGTAATGGATCATTGCTTATCCCAAACTGCTtgcaaagagaaaacattgtgatgGGAAGAattcttgtaaacagcattaaATTTAGCACATTACAGTGATAGTGTGTGAAATTCCATATTCATTTAATTAACTATCACCATAGTGCACTAAATTTAATGCTGATGAAGGTTTCTCAGGTCTTCAGCTGCATGGTGGTCTTGATATCTCGCAACGTTTCAGGaattgtcatactacccatcttctggtgaAGTGTTGAGATTGGTGGAGAGCGGGTTATTCATATGTGCAGTCACCCCCCTCAACTAGACCTTGGGTAGCCACGGTGGACCAGTGGCATGCACACGGTGAAGGTGATGACAGTCGCCCTTGGCAGCTATGTTTAGTTCtcggt
This sequence is a window from Schistocerca nitens isolate TAMUIC-IGC-003100 chromosome 11, iqSchNite1.1, whole genome shotgun sequence. Protein-coding genes within it:
- the LOC126213266 gene encoding uncharacterized protein LOC126213266, which produces MDSKATSWLKKEKNEVYAEPGSLVQLHTSTMKVKEELDEQVNKQFLQDPLRIVMPSLHIKQDLELKRDLDGVEHDVSFHIGDALCMKYCMNIMKCIGCSKFQ